In [Phormidium] sp. ETS-05, the genomic window CCCGGTATATGATGGGAGTACCGGCAACAGTTACAGTGAATTTTGGCTCTGCTTTGTGGAACTTATCGGTTGGCCATCATTTCTGTTATTTGGCTGCGGCTTCTGCTTCTGCTTATACTTTATCCTCAGTAGTGGTAAATATACCCAAGAAAAAAGCCCTCATATTGTTGTTGAGCGTATTTCTCCTCTACTACTATAAGTTTGGCAGCTTCCCCCGCATAGAAACTCGTTTTGTCCTGCCTATTTTGCCCTACTGGATGATGTTATCCGGTCCGGTTTTGCAGCTCCTTAAACCAACGCGAATTTTAGCTATATTTTTAGCAGTAATCTGCTGCTACAATGGCATTTGCGGCTTTTATGTAGGCAAGCGATTTGTGGAAGACCCCCGGATGGCGGCGATAGAATGGGTGAAACAGAACATCTCTCCAGGCAGTTCTATCGAATCAACCCGCTATAGTCCAGATTGGAATGACATCCCTGGTATCAATATCCAACTCAAAAAAATTCCTCATCAAATTACCGTTAGGAATAAAATATTTGAATCTCAGCTTCATGGAAATCGGTGGGTGTGGCCAATTCTGAACAGAGATATCCAGCGTTCAGAAAAGGCAAAAAAATGGTTTGATGAGTCTAATGTCCGGCAGCGTCGTTCCGACTATATTGCGATTAACTCCCTGTTCTATAATCGGTTTTTCACCGAAGCCGGTCAAAATTATTATCCTGCTATCCATGAATACTTCAAAAAATTGCTGGCTGAAGAACTGTGGGGCTATAAAATTGTTTTTGATGCTCAGTCCCAGCCAGCGCCCCAATGGATTTATCCTCGTTATATAGATTCTTTGGAAAATCGGATGACGATTTTGCGCAGTTCACCAGAAACCGGTTTTCTCCTACCAGGGACTTTTGACAAGTGACATTCTGGGCTAAAGCCCAACTACTTTCCCAAGATGGGCTAAAGCCCAACTACAAACCTTCTTTGGGCTAAAGCCCAACTACTTTCCCAAGAGGGCTAAAGCCCAACTACTTTCCCAAGAGGGCTAAAGCCCAACTACTTTCCCAAGAGGGCTAAAGCCCAACTACAAACCTACACCAGCAACACCCGCACTGTTTCCCCGGCTGCGATCGCCTTTTGTCCCACGGGCACCACTGCCAAACCCGTGGTTTGGGCTAAATTGATTAAATTCCCAGAACTATGACTACCGGCGGCGAGTTCAAATTCCCAACCAGTATCACTGGGGTGGATTTTCCCCCAAAGATAGGTTTCCCGCTGTCCCCCTGTGCGCAAATCTTGGCGGGTGCGTGCGGGGACAAACAATGGTCCCCAGCCGGAAGTTAAACCGGATAATTTTTTCAGCGCCGGTGCCACAAAGCGCCAAAATGTGACTAAGGTAGAAACGGGATTACCGGGTAAGCCAAAATATAATTTGGGAGGGGCTTTGGGTAATTCTTTTTGGGGAAAGGTGGCGACGGTGAGGGGTTTACCGGGTTTAATGGCTACAGATGTAATGTGGATAGTGCCCCCTAAATTGAGGATAATTTCTTCTACGTAGTCGTACTCTCCCACGGAAACGCCGCCAGTGGAGATAACCACGTCAGCGGCTTTGAGAGCCCGATCCATTGCTTCTTGCAAAACTCTTTTGTCGTCCTTGACAATACCTAACCTTACGGCTTCACACCCCGCCGCTGTGGCTGCTATGGCTAAGGCATATTGATTTGAGTCCACCAGTTGTCCGGGTCCTATGGGTTCTCCGGCTCCCACTAACTCATCTCCTGTGGAAAATATGGCGACTCGGGGACGGCGGAACACTGGGACTTCGGTGGCTTGAGCTGATGCTAATACGGCAATATCCGCTGCGGCTAAACGGACTCCGGGTTGCAGCAGGGGAGTCATGGCTTGATAGAATTCGCCTCGATGGCGGACGAAATCTCCCGGAGCTGGGGGGGCAACTAAAATTTCTACTAGGTTATCGCGGCGTCTGGTTTGTTCCTGCATAATCACAGTATCGGCTCCGAGCGGCATCATCGAGCCGGTGAAAATGCGCGCCGCTTGTCCGGGTTGCACTGTCATCTGTGGCTGTTTCCCTGCGGGTATTTCTTCTTTGATTTCCAATACCGCCGGGTTGCTGTCACTGGCGTTTTTTACGTCTTCATATTTGACGGCATAACCGTCCATTGCGGAATTATCCCAATGGGGTACATCTAGTTTTCCTGCTACTGGGGAGGCTAATATCCGTCCTGCTGCGGCCAGTAAATCTAGGATTTCTACATCTCTCTCCCCAAGGGGTTGAACTAAGTTGAGGACGATCGCCTCCGCTTCTCCCACTAGCAGCATACTGCTCTCCCAATCAAAACACCTAATGGTAACATATCCCTTGTCACTTGTCCTTTGTCACTTGTCCTTTGTCACTTGTCACTTGTCACTTGTCACTTGTCACTTGTCACTTGTCACTTGTCACTTGTCACTTGTCCTTTGTCACTTGTCACTTGTCCTTTGTCACTTGTCACTTGTCCTTTGTCACCAAATAATAATTGATAATTGTCAATTATCAATTATTATTTGTCAATTGTCAATGGTCAATGGTCAATTATCAATTATCAATTATCAAATGACCAATGACCAATGACCAATGACCAATGACCTTCCCACTAATGACTAGCGTCAGGGTTCTGGATCATCCTCCACTTTGCCGATTCCCAGATCTTTCTTAGATTTTTTTAACTCTTTCCACAAGACCTTGATTTCTTCATATGCCTGTTCAGGAGTCATCTTGCCACCGGTTTCCAGACTGCAAATATAACTTACTTTTTGGGCAAATTCCTGCAGATTAGCATTGAAAACCAGGTGTTCCGGGGTAAATTCGCCGTAGTAACGACTCCGGGGTTGTAAAAAATTATCTCTTGCCGCCATAATCTCCTCCCTAATCAATAAAATAACTGCCCCCTTTACCAACCTGAACGCCCGAGTTGAGAAGCATTTCTCGCCAGACCAGATCTTTTTCCCTCTTTCTCGCCTGTGGATGGCTTCTTACCTTCACTTACCCTTTACTTAACCCTTTCTTAATTCTACCTTAATATAGGATTAATTGGGGGTGTCACCCCAGATAGGAGAGGGAAGAGGGGGAAGAGGGGGAAGAGGGGGAAGCAGTCTTCCTCCCCATCCTCCCCATCCTCCCCATCCTCCCCATCCTCCCCATCTCCCTGTCGCCCCGTCGCCCCGTCACCGATTCGGGGGATAATCTCCTCATTGGTAAATTTGCCAACCTACTGGCCCTAATTCAGGGAAATATTGAGGAAAAACGCGATGGCCACAAATACTGATGTAGAATTATCCACAACTGAGGCGGCGCCAGAGCCGTCCCTAACGCCGGAGCAGTACCGCCAGAAGATGCAGCGCCGCAAAGAAGTGCAGGAACAGCGGGTGGCGCAGGCGTCAGGGGAAAAAGGACTGATTGTGGTGAATACTGGAAACGGTAAGGGTAAAACTACCGCTGCTTTAGGGATGGTACTACGCTCTTTGGGTCACGGTTTCCGGGTGGCGATCGTCCAGTTCATCAAAGGCGCCTGGGAACCAGCGGAAAAAGCCGCTCTCAGCCGCTGGATGCCCCAACTGCAATTTCACGCGATCGGCGAAGGCTTCACCTGGGAAACTCAAGACCGCGATCGGGACATTGCCAAAGCCCAAGAAGCCTGGACCCTAGCTCTATCATACATCCATAACCCGGAATTCAAACTGATCCTGCTTGACGAAATCAACGTTGCCCTCAAACTTGGTTATCTACCAGTAGAGCAAATTCTCGCCGGTTTGGGGGAAAAATCCCCCGATACTCACATTATTCTCACGGGAAGAGGCGCCCCCAGCCCCCTCATCGAAGCCGCCGACCTGGTAACAGAAATGACTCTGATTAAACACCCCTTCCGGGAACAAGGTATCAAAGCTCAACCGGGTATCGAGTTTTAAACCATCGGTAGAGACAAGCCACCAGAGTCGGGTTCTGTAGGGTGGGCAGTGCCAACTACAGAACAATGGTTATCAAAAGAATTCAGAGTCATGGCACTGCCCACCCTACTATAGCTTGGTATCAACCTAGGCACCCGCCCCATCTGCCCCTTCTCACCCTCCTACTGCCATAACCCGTGACTGAAAACCAGACTACCGAACCGAAATTTAACCCCCAGATGAGGGCGCAAATTCTCGCTATCGCCGCTGGCGGTTTGATAATGGGGCTGACACCAGCACCTCAGAACCTGTGGCCCTTAGCTTGGTTAGCTGCTATTCCTTTATGGGTGGCAGTTATTCGCCCCACCCACCCATCAAAATTGATTTCTGCTGTCCTCCTGCCCTCGGTTTGGGGGATCTGCTACCACGGTGTAGCTCTATTTTGGATGACTGGCATTCACCCCCTCACTTGGATGGGAGTGCCTTGGCTGGCTTCTCTGGGAATTGCCCTTTTTGCTTGGGGTTTTGTTACTTTATGGGGAGCCGCTACTGTTACTCTCTGGGGCATTACTTCTATTTGGTGGCACCGCTGTCACCCCCTGCCACGTCTGTTGATTGGTACGGCGGTTTGGTGTGGGATAGAATCTCTCTGGAGTGCTTCCGCCCTGTGGTGGACTGCCCTTGCCTACACCCAAAGTCCGGGCAATTTGGCGGGTTTACATCTGGGGCAATTGGCGGGGCCGAATACTGTCACTGCTGCCATTATAGCAGTTAATGGTTTGTTAGCGTCAGCCTGGATTAACCGCCGCGCCTTTTCTGCCAAATTTCCGGTTTTGGTGGCAATTGGTCTGTTTATTTGTTGCCAATTAACTGGGTTTTGGCTGTACAGTCGCCCGCTTAATGATCATGCTAATCCGGCGATGCAAATCGGAATTATTCAGGGAAATATCCCAAATAAAATTAAGTTCGATTCTCAAGGTTTGCAGCAAGCTGTAGAAGGCTATACTACTGGCTATCGTGCCTTGGCGGCGCAAGGGGTGGATGCGGTGCTGATTCCTGAAACGGCTTTACCTTATATCTGGGCTGAACCATATCAGCAATATCTTTCTTTTTATCGGGCTATTCTGGAAAGTGGGGTGACAGCTTTTGTGGGGACTTTTGGCCAGAAGCAGGAGAGTTTGACTAATAGTTTATTTGCGGTGAATGGGGCGGGAGAAACTATCAGCCGTTATGATAAGATTCATTTGGTGCCTTTGGGGGAGTATATCCCTTTTGAAAGGTATTTGGGCAAGCTGATTAATCGGTTGTCGCCGTTGGATGCTCATTTGGTGCATGGGGATAAAAATCAGGTGTTTGTGACTCCTTTTGGGCGGGCGATCGTGGGGATTTGTTTTGATTCGGCTTTTGCGGAACATTTCCGCCGCCAAGCGGCTACTGGGGGCGAATTTATCCTCAGTGCGGCTAATGATGCGCATTATGCGGCGGATATGATGGCGCAACACCATGCTCTGGATTTGATGCGGGCGATCGAAGTAGATAGATGGGCAGTCCGAGCCACTAATACCGGACTTTCCGCCATCATCGACCCCCACGGTGACACCAAATGGCTCTCCCAAATCAACACCTATGAGTTGCACGCCGATACGATCCACCGCCGGACCACTCAAACTCTGTACGTGCGATGGGGAGATTGGCTGACACCCCTATTAGGATGTTTAGGGATTGCGTCCCTGATCATTACGAGGATTTTGGGAGTGAATCCCTATTTGTAGGATAGCGCTATCACCAAATCCTAAAATGCTTCCATCCACAAGGGTTTAATTTTCTCCAGCCACCCAACTCAATTTTATCTGGGTCGTAGATCTAGTATTTCTCCGATTTCATGCGATTAATTATAGCAAATTGGCGGGGCAATTTACTCATTGCCCCTCCAAAGGACTAATGACAACCAATTACACTGCGTCGGGGTCGATACCCAATTCCCGCAGTTTTTCCGCTAGGCGTTGGGCTCGTTGGGCTTCGGCTTCAGCTCGTTGGGCTTCAATTTCGGCTCGTTGGGCTTCCATTTCAGCTCGCTGTTCTGCCAGATTTCGCTCGGTTTCCAATTCGATATAGGTGGCAAATTTCCGCCCGTCGGGGCGATAGATTTCTAACCCGTCATCTCCCATTTCAAACCGGATACCCAACCGGGGCGAAATCCAGCCGTTGATTGATTCTATGGCGGTTAACTTATTATCCTGACGTAGCCAACCACAAAAATCGATTTTATCTGGGTCATAGATATAGTATTCTTCTACACCATAATCTCGATAAAAGTCAAATTTTTTCGCCATTTCTCCCAGGGTGTTGCCGGGAGATAGTACCTCAAACACCACTTGGGGAGGGATGTTATCTTCTTTCCATTGCAGGTAGGAACTCCGTTTGCCTTTGGGACGCCCCAAGGCTACCATGATATCTGGGGCAGTTTTTAGACTACCCTGCCCCTCCACGGGATACCAGAATAAATCCCCGGCGACAAATACGTTAGGGTCGTCTTTAAACAAGGCATCGATACCGCCTTGGATGGTGACTATCCAGCGAAATTGTTCGGTGTTGTCTGCCATTGGTTTGCCGTCGCTTTCGGGGTAGATGATTTCTGGTTTGGCAGGGGGGTTGAGTTGTGTTACCATTGCTGCCTCCTGTGATTTAATGAGCTTAATTATAGCAAATTGGAGGGGCAATTAATTCATTACCCCTACCAATGACTAATGACAAATGGCAAATGACAGGGACTCAGTATAATCAAGGACAAAGGACAAAGGACAAAGGACAAGGGACAAAGGACAAATGACATCCCCCCTACCCCCGCTGCCTGATACGATAACGGAAGAGTCTGAGGTAAGTTAAAGATGAGCGAGGCTGGGCTGACTGTGAGACGGATAATTTTAACGGTGTTAACGGTGTTGGCGGCGGTGTTGGTGGGGGTGTCCCTCATCGACAGTTGGAACCAGCCGCAAATTCAAGGACGCTTGGAACTGTATCAAACGAATTTGCTCCTAGAGGCGGCAGAATACCAGGGGGAAAACTCGGAGGTTCTTTCTGTACGATCGCTCCTGGGGGGGGACCCGTTGGGGGCGGCTCTGACGCAGTATGAAGCCGCTAGGAAGCGGGTGGAGACTCATTTGCAAAGGTTGGAGACTCGTCTGGAAACTCTGGCATTCCAGACAGATGGGGCGGTACAGTTACAAGGGGCAATAGACCAGCTCAGGTCTTGGCAGGATGAGTTAATCTTGAAAACGGGGATTTTGCAGGCGGAAACGGGGAAACTGGAGGTGGCATTGGTGACTTGGGAGGAGTTGCAGACTCCCAGAGAGCCGATCGTCCGTGACTTACTAGACAACACCAGGGTGGAAACTCCCGAAGAGCCGATCGTCTCAGACACCCTCCTACCCAATACCACCTTAGAGACAGCAAAAGTATTATCCCGGCTGTGGGATGAGGGGCAGGTGATGCCCGTGGCCGAGGAACTGGTGTGGCAAAATTTAGATGGGTGGTTCCGCGATCGAGCCTTAGCCAAAATTTACCAAATCCAAAACCGCCAGGAATCTCTCGCCGAACTAGCCGCCGAACAGCAGCAAGCCGCCACCAAGGCGATCGGCTCCCTTGCCATAATCATCGGTATTCCTGGTTTTGGCATGATTATCGGTTCAGGAATGCTCATATTTATCCTAGTCCAACGCCTCATCAAACCCCAAGATGCCATCCTGAACCTCCAGACACCCACCACATCCACCCAAACCCCTTGGGACTGGGAAACCGTGTGGCAAGTCCTCATCCTGGGGTTTTTCTTCGTGGGCCAAGTAGCGGTCCCATTAGTATTTCAACTCCTACCCCTTCCCAGACCCGAAGCCGGTAGCAATGTCCGAGCCGCCTATATCCTCATCAGCTATTTGCTCTTAGCATTTGGCGGCTTATCGGTTATGTACCTCTCCATCAAACCCTTTTCCCCCTCCCCGACGGCTGGTTTCCCATCAAGTTGCAACTCAAAACCCTATGGTGGGGGTTAGGTGGCTATTTAACCGCATTGCCCTTAGTGGTAGTAGTATCCTTATTCAACCAACAACTCTGGCAAGGAAGAGGAGGCAGTAACCCCATCCTCCCCATCGCCTTAGAAGATAGAAACAGCTTAGCTTTGGGGGTGTTTTTCTTCACCGCCTCCGTAGCCGCTCCCATCTTTGAAGAAATTATGTTTCGGGGGTTTCTCCTCCCGTCCCTCACCCGCTATCTATCCCCGTGGGGAGCAATATTACTCAGTAGCCTCCTGTTTGCCGTCGCTCACCTGCAGCTATCGGAACTCCTGCCTCTCGCCACCTTGGGGATGGTGCTAGGATTTGTATATGTGCGATCGGGCAACCTCCTTGCTCCCATGCTCCTGCACTGCCTGTGGAACAGCGGCACCCTCGTCAGCTTATTTGTCCTTGGCAGCACCATTTGAGTAAAATTGTAAGGTGGGCAATGCCCTGCAGATAAAAATCTGGATTTCACACATAGCATCATTACCCACCCTACCGGCTCAAATCTAAAATAGAATAACTATGGCTGACACCCACACCAGCAAACTCATCAGAAACCCGGTTTCTCCCATCAACCGGGTTTCCAGACTGCAGTTGATACCCTTCGCCGCGATCGGTATCATTGCCTTTTATCTCACCTCCGCCACCGACCTGAACTATTTCTGGCGAGGCTATTTAACCCTCATCATCGCCCAAGGCGGTATCTTGCTCGTGTATTTTCTCCGCAGCCGACTGGCCAAAACCAACAAAAGCCAGTTAAAATAACCATCCCTGATATCCAGGTTAGAGATTTTCCCCCACCATACCCTACCATAAATCCCCAACCCAGATGAAATATAAATCCACAGCCCTATTACTAGCATTTCTTTTAGGAGGTTTCGGCGGCCATAAATTTTATCTTGGCGAATACTTGGCCGGGATACTATATGCCCTATTTAGCTGGACATTAATCCCCTCCGTCTTAGCATTTTTTGAATTTCTGGCCTTACTATTCATGCCCGAACACGTATTTGATGCCAGATACAATCCCCTGCTCACAGGCAGTCGCAACGAACTCAAATATATCGGCAACAAACGGGACATCACCAACGCCTTATTCGACCTCAAAGAACTGTACAGCGCTGGCATTATCACCGCCGAAGAATACGAAGAAAAACGCCAAAATCTGCTCAAAGAGCTATAACACTTATATAAAAATAAAAATTATTCGAGATATATAAATGAAAAATAAAACTCAACTGTCACAAACGCCTAAAGATTGGTTTGAGCAAATCCCGGATTGGTTGATGTTATCATTAATTCCCGTAGTGGGGGGATTGGCGATCGTCTATGCGGGACACAAAACCAAAACCAAATCCTGGCTCATCTTAGGAGGTAGCATCACCACCGCCGCCATCATCTTGGCATTTGCCCCCACCAGCCTCAACCTCTTGCCTATGTGGATAGTCCAAGTAAGCATCGCCTTTTCTATCAAAAAATCCTACCTCATCAAAACCTATCCCAAAAATCTCCCCCTCCCAGGGGAGAGCAGCTTAGCTACCTCGATCGCCGAAAACCGAGACAAAATAGACATCAATCTCTGTTCCAAACATGAAATGGTTTACAGTCTCGGTTTACCCCTCCCCTACGCCAACGACATCGAAGAATTGCGCAACTCCGGCTATATCTTCACCGATGCAGAAGAACTCACAGAAATCGTGGGGATTCCCGAAATCACCGTCAAGCGCATTGCCCCCCTGATTACCTTCAGCTACGACTATAATAAAGAAGCCAATATCTCCTGGCGGCGATTGAACTCCCAAAATGTAGCCCAATTAACCGCCACCGGTTTGTCCTCCAAAGATGCCACAAAAATCGTCACCGAACGGGAGCGAAACGGTGACTATAAATCAATTATCGACCTGCGGCGACGCACTGGCATCCCCTTGAGTGCTGTTCGCCACCTGCTCTAAGCCAGAGTATTAAAAAAAGTTGTGATTTTCTGCCAGCGGCGCAAATATCGTTTAACCTCACAACAGATGCGTCGGTCTTGTCGGCAATTCTATCAAATCTCCGCTTAAAACCAGCAATTTAAAGCCGTGCAAACATCAGAATTAATCACAAAAACCAATTCAGAAGCAGCAGAAACCATCACCATCACCCTTGATGTGGGAGGCATGAAATGCGCCGGTTGCGTCATGGCAGTAGAGCGGCAATTACAGCAACATCCGGGGGTGATTTCTGCTTGTGTCAACTTCGCCACAGAAGTAGCGGCGGTAACTTGTCAGGAGGGCACGGTTGACGCGGAAACTCTGGCGGGTAAACTAACAGCCAATGGGTTTCCTTCCCAACCGCGAGATGTTGTTGACAATCCTTTGGCAGCAACTGCAGCTAGACATAGAGAGGAAATTCGCGCTGGAATTGTCAATTTAATTATTGCGGCAATTTTAATTATTCTCTCCGGCATTGGCCATATTGTGGGTGAGGGATGGCTCATCAATATCTGGTTTCACTGGGGACTGGCAACGGCGGCGCTGCTGTTGCCCGGTCGTCCTATTCTATTAGATGGCTGGCAAAGTTTGTGGCGCGGCTCTCCCAATATGAATGCTTTGGTAGGTTTAGGGGCTACCAGTGCTTATTTAGCCAGTTCGGCGGCTTTGCTATTTCCCCAACTGGGTTGGGAATGCTTTTTTGATGAACCAGTGATGATGCTGGGGTTTATTTTGTTGGGGCGGACTTTGGAGGGGTTGGCGAGACGGCGGGCCGCTGCTTCTTTACAAGCTCTGATGGCTTTGAAACCGGCGACGGCGCGTTTGGTGGGAAAACCAAATGGGGGTGATGTCGCTGTCAGTTTGGCCAGTTCTTGGGTGGAAATTCCCGCTGCTTCGGTGCGGGTGGGGGAGTATTTGCAGGTGTTACCGGGGGATAAAATCCCGGTGGATGGGGAGGTGGTGACGGGAAATAGTGCGGTGGATGAGTCGATGCTCACGGGGGAGGCGGCTTTGGTGCGGAAACAGCCGGGGGATGGAGTGATTGGCGGTACGATTAATCAGTTGGGAGCGTTGTTAATTCGCACTACTCGCACGGGGAAGGATACGACTTTAGCTCAAATTGTGGCTTTGGTGGAGGAGGCGCAAACTCGAAAAGCTCCGGTACAGCGGTTTGCGGATGCGGTGGCGGGTTATTTCACTTATGGGGTGATGGCGGCGGCGGCGGTGACTTTTTTGTTTTGGTGTTTTCTGGGGACTCCCTTCAAAGGGGAAAATATTTGGCCGGTGTTTGCGGCGGCGGAGCAGGGAATACACCATCATTTGGCGGCTAGTTCTGGGAATGGTTCGCCGGTGTTGTTGAGTTTGAAATTGGCGATTTCGGTTTTGGTGATTGCTTGTCCTTGTGCGTTGGGTTTGGCGACGCCGACGGCGATTTTAGTGGGGACGGGGATGGGGGCTCGTCGCGGTTTGTTGGTGAAGGGGGGGGATGCGCTGGAAAGTGTCTGTCAAACGGATGTGGTGGTGTTTGATAAGACGGGGACTCTGACCACTGGATGTCCTCGGGTGACGGATGGGGTGGTGTTTGGGGATGTGGGCAATTTGGATCTTTTGCTGCAACTGGCGGCGGCGGTGGAATGTGGGGCAAATCATCCGATCGCCTCTGCCATCCGGCGTTCTGTGGCGGAGCGGGGTTTACCCCTGCTGACGGGGGAGGATTTTCACTCGGAACCCGGTTTGGGGGTATCGGCGGTAGTGAATGGTTTCGGCAGAGTGTTGGTGGGTACTGGGGAATGGTTGCGTAGCCAAGGAGTGACGGTGGC contains:
- a CDS encoding heavy metal translocating P-type ATPase, producing MKCAGCVMAVERQLQQHPGVISACVNFATEVAAVTCQEGTVDAETLAGKLTANGFPSQPRDVVDNPLAATAARHREEIRAGIVNLIIAAILIILSGIGHIVGEGWLINIWFHWGLATAALLLPGRPILLDGWQSLWRGSPNMNALVGLGATSAYLASSAALLFPQLGWECFFDEPVMMLGFILLGRTLEGLARRRAAASLQALMALKPATARLVGKPNGGDVAVSLASSWVEIPAASVRVGEYLQVLPGDKIPVDGEVVTGNSAVDESMLTGEAALVRKQPGDGVIGGTINQLGALLIRTTRTGKDTTLAQIVALVEEAQTRKAPVQRFADAVAGYFTYGVMAAAAVTFLFWCFLGTPFKGENIWPVFAAAEQGIHHHLAASSGNGSPVLLSLKLAISVLVIACPCALGLATPTAILVGTGMGARRGLLVKGGDALESVCQTDVVVFDKTGTLTTGCPRVTDGVVFGDVGNLDLLLQLAAAVECGANHPIASAIRRSVAERGLPLLTGEDFHSEPGLGVSAVVNGFGRVLVGTGEWLRSQGVTVAELSADQWRGKTVVYVAVAGVCAGAVALEDELRSDAKATVKRLREMGLGVMLLTGDRQDVAQTIAEQLDMDADSVLAGVAPGGKAEAIARLQTQGLRVAMVGDGINDAPALAQADVGISLHGSTDVAMQTAGIILMRGALGDVVEAVALSRATFNKIRQNLFWAFGYNLAAIPIAAGVLLPAWGFALSPAAAGGLMAFSSVSVVTNSLLLYRWSR
- the lnt gene encoding apolipoprotein N-acyltransferase, with product MRAQILAIAAGGLIMGLTPAPQNLWPLAWLAAIPLWVAVIRPTHPSKLISAVLLPSVWGICYHGVALFWMTGIHPLTWMGVPWLASLGIALFAWGFVTLWGAATVTLWGITSIWWHRCHPLPRLLIGTAVWCGIESLWSASALWWTALAYTQSPGNLAGLHLGQLAGPNTVTAAIIAVNGLLASAWINRRAFSAKFPVLVAIGLFICCQLTGFWLYSRPLNDHANPAMQIGIIQGNIPNKIKFDSQGLQQAVEGYTTGYRALAAQGVDAVLIPETALPYIWAEPYQQYLSFYRAILESGVTAFVGTFGQKQESLTNSLFAVNGAGETISRYDKIHLVPLGEYIPFERYLGKLINRLSPLDAHLVHGDKNQVFVTPFGRAIVGICFDSAFAEHFRRQAATGGEFILSAANDAHYAADMMAQHHALDLMRAIEVDRWAVRATNTGLSAIIDPHGDTKWLSQINTYELHADTIHRRTTQTLYVRWGDWLTPLLGCLGIASLIITRILGVNPYL
- the cobO gene encoding cob(I)yrinic acid a,c-diamide adenosyltransferase, yielding MATNTDVELSTTEAAPEPSLTPEQYRQKMQRRKEVQEQRVAQASGEKGLIVVNTGNGKGKTTAALGMVLRSLGHGFRVAIVQFIKGAWEPAEKAALSRWMPQLQFHAIGEGFTWETQDRDRDIAKAQEAWTLALSYIHNPEFKLILLDEINVALKLGYLPVEQILAGLGEKSPDTHIILTGRGAPSPLIEAADLVTEMTLIKHPFREQGIKAQPGIEF
- a CDS encoding NINE protein, whose protein sequence is MKYKSTALLLAFLLGGFGGHKFYLGEYLAGILYALFSWTLIPSVLAFFEFLALLFMPEHVFDARYNPLLTGSRNELKYIGNKRDITNALFDLKELYSAGIITAEEYEEKRQNLLKEL
- a CDS encoding CPBP family intramembrane glutamic endopeptidase — protein: MVVVSLFNQQLWQGRGGSNPILPIALEDRNSLALGVFFFTASVAAPIFEEIMFRGFLLPSLTRYLSPWGAILLSSLLFAVAHLQLSELLPLATLGMVLGFVYVRSGNLLAPMLLHCLWNSGTLVSLFVLGSTI
- a CDS encoding helix-hairpin-helix domain-containing protein, which translates into the protein MKNKTQLSQTPKDWFEQIPDWLMLSLIPVVGGLAIVYAGHKTKTKSWLILGGSITTAAIILAFAPTSLNLLPMWIVQVSIAFSIKKSYLIKTYPKNLPLPGESSLATSIAENRDKIDINLCSKHEMVYSLGLPLPYANDIEELRNSGYIFTDAEELTEIVGIPEITVKRIAPLITFSYDYNKEANISWRRLNSQNVAQLTATGLSSKDATKIVTERERNGDYKSIIDLRRRTGIPLSAVRHLL
- a CDS encoding Uma2 family endonuclease, with amino-acid sequence MVTQLNPPAKPEIIYPESDGKPMADNTEQFRWIVTIQGGIDALFKDDPNVFVAGDLFWYPVEGQGSLKTAPDIMVALGRPKGKRSSYLQWKEDNIPPQVVFEVLSPGNTLGEMAKKFDFYRDYGVEEYYIYDPDKIDFCGWLRQDNKLTAIESINGWISPRLGIRFEMGDDGLEIYRPDGRKFATYIELETERNLAEQRAEMEAQRAEIEAQRAEAEAQRAQRLAEKLRELGIDPDAV
- the glp gene encoding gephyrin-like molybdotransferase Glp; protein product: MLLVGEAEAIVLNLVQPLGERDVEILDLLAAAGRILASPVAGKLDVPHWDNSAMDGYAVKYEDVKNASDSNPAVLEIKEEIPAGKQPQMTVQPGQAARIFTGSMMPLGADTVIMQEQTRRRDNLVEILVAPPAPGDFVRHRGEFYQAMTPLLQPGVRLAAADIAVLASAQATEVPVFRRPRVAIFSTGDELVGAGEPIGPGQLVDSNQYALAIAATAAGCEAVRLGIVKDDKRVLQEAMDRALKAADVVISTGGVSVGEYDYVEEIILNLGGTIHITSVAIKPGKPLTVATFPQKELPKAPPKLYFGLPGNPVSTLVTFWRFVAPALKKLSGLTSGWGPLFVPARTRQDLRTGGQRETYLWGKIHPSDTGWEFELAAGSHSSGNLINLAQTTGLAVVPVGQKAIAAGETVRVLLV